In the Stakelama saccharophila genome, GGCTGGGCGGCATAGACGATCCCGACGCGATCAAGAGCTATTATAAATTCGATTTCGACCGGCTGGTCCCGCTGCTCGACGAGCTGTACGGCGTTTGCGGCGGCGACGGGAACTGCCTCGCGGACTTCACGCAGGACCGCCACATCACCGAAAAGACGCTGGCCCCCTATCTGCAGGTGAATACCGCCTTCGACTTCCTGGCGGGCGAAGCGCATCTGAGCGCCGGTCTCCGCTATGAGACGACAACGGTCGATTCCTCGGCCGTGGTGCCGGTGCCGACCGGGACGAAATGGATTTCGGCGAACGAGTTCAACGTGATCTTTTCCGATCAGACGGAAGTCACCCGGTTCAAGGGAAGCTATCAGAACTGGTTGCCGGCGATCGATTTCGATGTCGAACCGATCCGCAACGTGAAGCTGCGCGCATCATACAGCCACACCATCGCACGGGCGAGCTATTCCGACCTGCAGGGCGGCCGCTCCCTCGATCAGCTCTTCCGGATCGGCAATGGCACCGGCAGCGTCGGCAACCCGGGGCTGTTGCCGTACAAGTCGAAGAATATCGACCTGTCGGCGGAGTGGTATTACGGGCCGTCCAGCTACATCTCCATCGGCTGGTTCCACAAGAATGTCGAAAACTTCATTTCCAACACGCGGGTCGACGACAATTATTACGACCTGACCAATCCGGGCGACGGTCCGCGCTACCGCGCTGCTGTCGCGGCCCTGCAGGCCGCCAATGAAGACGTCAATTCGACATCGGTCCGCAACTATATCTTCGCGAATTATCCGGACTCGGTGAACATCACGGGGACGGACGCCAATGGCAATACCACGGGCGACATCTTCGGCCTGCCCGAGGACGATCCGTTGATCTTCCAGATATCGACACCCGTCAACAATGACGAGACGGCCAACCTGCACGGCTGGGAATTCGCGGTTCAGCACAGCTTCTGGGATACTGGCTTCGGCGTCATCTTGAACTATACGATCGTCGATGGCGATACGACCTATGACAACACGCTGCCCGCCAGCCAGTCGCAGTTCGCGCCGCTGACCGGGCTCAGCGACAGCGCCAACGCCGTCGCCTTCTACGACAAGGGGCCGCTCCAGGCGCGCGTCGCCTATAACTGGCGCGACGAGTTCCTGTCCGGCAGCGGGCCGAACCCGACCTATGTCGAGGCCTATGGCCAAGTGGACGCAAGCGCGAGCTTCGAGTTCATGCCGGGCACCTCGGTATTCGTCGAAGGCATCAACCTGACCGGCGAGAGCCGGCGCGGGCACCGGCGCTCGGACAACGCCGTCACCTTCGCGTCACCCGGTGCCGCGCGGTATTCGGCGGGCTTGCGCTTCGCCTTCTGATCGGCCGGAGAAAGGGGCTGGCCGGTTGGCATGAAGGGCGCTCTCGAAAGGGGGTGCCCTTTGTGCCATTATTTCGGACGGCCACCGATCCGTCGGCGGTCACGCGAGTGTATCCAGCGGTCGAGCAAGTATTTCCACCATGTCCCAGCATACCATCCTGACCCCCGACGCCCATCGCGACCTGCGCGTCCATAGCGGACATGGCGAGACCTATGGCGACGGGGTGATGTGCTGCGTCACGGTGCCGGACGAGTTTCGGCGTGTGCAGAACGAATATCCCATCCTGTTCCGGCTGAACCCGGATCGCGACAGCTTCGCCGCGCTCGCCATGTTCGGATTCGAGAATGGCGAGAATCTGTTCCTTGATGACGGGTGCTGGGATGCGCGCTATCGGCCGCTCGCGATGACCATCCAGCCATTCCTGATCGGCCGGCCGTCCCCGGAATCGCGCGAACGCCATGTGCATGTCGATATGGCCAGCCCGCGTATCGGCGCGGACGGCGACCTTGCGGTGTTCGACGCGGACGGCAAACCGACCTCGTATCTGGAGCGGGTGAGCGAGCAACTCGGCCAGCTCGATCGCGGCTATCAGGGCTCGGACGCGTTCTTCGCGGCACTTCGCCGGCATGACCTGATCGAGCCGCTGGCGGTGGAAATTCCGCTGGTCGACGGTTCGGTCAACCGGCTGGTCGGGTTTCACGCCATCAACGAGGACCGGCTGCGCGAACTCGACTCCGCGGCGCTCGCCGAACTGCATGGCGAGGGGCATCTGATGCCGGTCTTCATGGCGCTGGCCTCGCTTTCGAACCTTGATGCGCTGATCCGGCGCAAGAACCGGCGGATCAGCGATGGCTGAGGCGGATCCCGGCATCTTTCGCTCCATTCCGGCCGTTCGCGAGCGGCAGATCGCCGATGTCGCGCAACTCGACGCCGTACTGCGCGAGGCCGGCGAACCCTTCGTCGTGCGTGGCCTGGTGTCGGACTGGCCGCTGGTTGCCGCCGGCAAGCAGTCGCCCCGCGCCGCGCGGCGATATCTGCTCGACCACGCGCGCGCCATGAAGTTTACCGTCTCCGCCGGAGCCCCCGGCACCGACGGCAGGATGTTCTACGACGCCGCGATGGGGATGAATTTCCGCACGCTCCAGGCACCATTGCCCGAAATCTTTGCCCGGATCGATGCACAGGAAGGCAGGGCGGACGCCCACCCCATCTATCTCGCCTCGATCGACATGCACCGTTTCTTTTCCGGCCTGGCCGAGGAGAACCGCGTCGATCTGGGCGAGCGCAAGAGCCTCGACGGCATCTGGATCGGCACGCCGACACGGATCGCGGCGCATAACGACTTTCCCGACAATCTCGCCTGCGTCGCGGTGGGGCGGCGGCGCTTCACGCTGTTCCCGCCGGATCAGTTCCGCAACCTCTATCTCGGTCCCATCGACAACACGCCCGCCGGCCGCGCGATCAGCATGGTCGATTTCCACAATCCCGATTTCGAGCGTTTCCCGAAATTCCGCGAGGCGCTGGACCATGCGCTGGTGGCGGAAATGGAACCCGGCGACGCGCTGCATATCCCGTCCATGTGGTGGCACCATGTCGAGGGGCTGTCGTCGTTCAACGTGCTGGTGAATTACTGGTGGCGCGACACGCCGCGCTGGCTGGGCCAGCCGCAGAACGCGCTCAACCTCGCCCTCATGGCGATCCGCGACCTGCCCCAGGCGGAAAAGGAGCATTGGCGCGACCTGTTCGACCATTATGTCTTCCGCAACCGGCCCGAGGATGTCGAGCATATCCCCGAGGACGCGCGCAGCGTGCTTGCGCCCCTCACCCCCGAAAGCGCGGAACGCATCCGCGGTTTCCTGCTCCGGCAGTTGAATCAGTGAGGCCGGCGCAGCGTATCGTCATCGCCGGCGGCGGCACGGCGGGGTGGATGGCGGCGGCCGCAATTGCGCATACCATGGGCGACACGGTCGATCTGACGCTGGTGGAATCGGACGCGATCGGCACCGTCGGCGTGGGCGAATCGACCATCCCGCCGCTCGCCACCTATAACCGCGTGATCGGGGTGAAAGAGGCCGACTTCATGCGGGCGACCAGCGCCACGTTCAAGCTCGGCATCTGGTTCGACGGCTGGCGCACCGGTGCGGCGGACGACAGCTATTTCCATTCCTTCGGCCTGACAGGCAAGGATCACTGGTCCGCGGGCTTCCAGCATTTCTGGCTCCACGGCCGGGAAAAAGGCCATGACCAGCCCTATGACGACTATTGTCTGGAATTGGTCGCCGCGCGGGAGGGCCGGTTCGCCCACCTGCCCGACAACCGCATGAACTACGCCTATCAGCTCGATTCCACCGCCTATGGCCGTTTCCTGCGCCAGCTTGCGGAAAAGAACGGCGCCAGGCGGATCGAGGGAAAGATCGCGCAGGTGGACCTCCACGGCGAAAGCGGCGACATCGTCGCGCTGAAGCTCGAATCCGGCCAGCGGATCGAGGGCGACCTGTTCCTCGACTGCACCGGTTTCCGCGCGCTGCTGATGGAACAGGCGCTGCATGCCGGCTTCGATGACTGGACGCACTGGCTGCCGTGCGATTCGGCGATCGCGATCCAGACGGAAAGCGTCCGCCCCGCGCCGCCTTATACGCGCGCGATGGCGCACGACGCCGGGTGGCAGTGGCGCATCCCGCTGCAACACCGGACCGGCAACGGCCTCGTCTATTGCAGCCGCTATCTGTCGCGCGACGACGCGCTTGCGCGGGTGATGGGCAATA is a window encoding:
- a CDS encoding SapC family protein, with translation MSQHTILTPDAHRDLRVHSGHGETYGDGVMCCVTVPDEFRRVQNEYPILFRLNPDRDSFAALAMFGFENGENLFLDDGCWDARYRPLAMTIQPFLIGRPSPESRERHVHVDMASPRIGADGDLAVFDADGKPTSYLERVSEQLGQLDRGYQGSDAFFAALRRHDLIEPLAVEIPLVDGSVNRLVGFHAINEDRLRELDSAALAELHGEGHLMPVFMALASLSNLDALIRRKNRRISDG
- a CDS encoding cupin-like domain-containing protein, whose protein sequence is MAEADPGIFRSIPAVRERQIADVAQLDAVLREAGEPFVVRGLVSDWPLVAAGKQSPRAARRYLLDHARAMKFTVSAGAPGTDGRMFYDAAMGMNFRTLQAPLPEIFARIDAQEGRADAHPIYLASIDMHRFFSGLAEENRVDLGERKSLDGIWIGTPTRIAAHNDFPDNLACVAVGRRRFTLFPPDQFRNLYLGPIDNTPAGRAISMVDFHNPDFERFPKFREALDHALVAEMEPGDALHIPSMWWHHVEGLSSFNVLVNYWWRDTPRWLGQPQNALNLALMAIRDLPQAEKEHWRDLFDHYVFRNRPEDVEHIPEDARSVLAPLTPESAERIRGFLLRQLNQ
- a CDS encoding tryptophan halogenase family protein — protein: MAAAAIAHTMGDTVDLTLVESDAIGTVGVGESTIPPLATYNRVIGVKEADFMRATSATFKLGIWFDGWRTGAADDSYFHSFGLTGKDHWSAGFQHFWLHGREKGHDQPYDDYCLELVAAREGRFAHLPDNRMNYAYQLDSTAYGRFLRQLAEKNGARRIEGKIAQVDLHGESGDIVALKLESGQRIEGDLFLDCTGFRALLMEQALHAGFDDWTHWLPCDSAIAIQTESVRPAPPYTRAMAHDAGWQWRIPLQHRTGNGLVYCSRYLSRDDALARVMGNIEGAARTEPNFLRFTTGVRRRQWYRNCIAIGLSGGFMEPLESTSIHLIQRAVLRLVRMMPAGRISARDIAEFNDQQTLDMEQIRDFLILHYKVTQRRDSAFWRHCADMEIPDTLAQKIELFRETGRVFRRNEELFAENSWVQVMMGQGIMPESHHPIAAKLGDEELDRLLTGLRHGVARTVETLPAHADYVARYCGASKAEAA